The Quercus lobata isolate SW786 chromosome 4, ValleyOak3.0 Primary Assembly, whole genome shotgun sequence genome segment ATCCTTTCCTAGCTATAATTaggtaataaaattttcaaaaatttgatccACTAAAAAGTTATAAGATTGTGTAATAAGGAAAAGTTAAAACAATTGATCTTATCCTCTctaaatatatttattgatCCTTTTGATATTTCATTCATCATAAATTGGAGTACTaccactaaaaaaatttattggaatCACTTATTAATATGTCAAGGAAATTTAGACGTACCTGTTTGATTTGGTTCATACTTTAATTTTTGCATGCAGTGGCATATCCCCCACCAGTGACAGCATATCCAGCCCAGCGTACTTATGttgcaccaccaccaccaattgGTTATCCCACCAAGGTCGACTCTGGCTATCCCCAATACACTGCTCCAATAGAAACTACAACAAGGGGTGATGGATTTTGGAAAGGATGGTATGTGTTTAATTACTTATCTTTCCCAtctgtctttttttctttttctttttctttttcttttttctttttttcctttcttcttcttcttcatcttttcttttttggtgagAGTTCTCTCTAATTAAATGTCttattttgttatctttttttgttatttatttgtttactttttgTTTGCAGTATTGCTACCCTGTGCTGTTGCTGGATCTGTGAATCGTGCTGTTTCTGAGActatatattcaatattttatCTCCTTAGAACAGAAAAATAATTGTAGCAATTTGAAGGCAAAGCTGATACCAGTACAGGATTTGAGAATATGTAATTGTTACC includes the following:
- the LOC115987053 gene encoding cysteine-rich and transmembrane domain-containing protein WIH1-like: MSHYDQQQAPVAYPPPVTAYPAQRTYVAPPPPIGYPTKVDSGYPQYTAPIETTTRGDGFWKGCIATLCCCWICESCCF